In Aquipuribacter nitratireducens, the genomic stretch CGCAGGGGCCTCGCGCGGCACCGGCCCGGTGACGCCGGTCAGTGGACCGGCGGCTCCAGGCCCGTCGCAGCCGCCTGCCGGCTGAGCCGGGCGTCGAGGGCCGACAGCCCGGCCACGACGATGGCGCCCACCGCCGCGACCGCCACCACACCGAGGACGCCCGTCACCCCGTCGGTCGGGGCGAGCAGGCCGCGGTCGGCGTCCTGCCACGGCCACAGGGCCCGCAGCGACCCGATCATGAGCCCCGCCATGGCGACGAGCGTGACGTGACGGTGCGCGTGCAGCAGCCAGCGGACGACGCGGACGAAGCTCGCGAGACCGAGCACCGCCCCGACGAAGAAGGCGCCGAGGTACACGAGGTCGCGGTCGTTGACCGCGGCGATGGTGGAGTCGTAGAGGCCGACGCTCAGCAGGAAGAACGACCCGCTGACGCCCGGCAGGACCAGCGCGCACACGGCGACGGCGGCCGCGAGGGCGACGAGGGGCAGCGCGGGTGCGGTCACCTCACCGGGCGGCAGGCCCGTGAGGACGGCGGCCGCCGCGGCCGCGCCGACGAGGACGGCCCAGTCCCGGGCGCGGCGCAGCCCGCCGCTCATCCGCAGCGGCACGGCGACCGAGGCGGCGATGAACCCGAAGAACAGGGCCCGCATGCCGACGGGGTGGTCCTCGAGCAGCGGTTCGATGGCGGCCGCGCCCAGCAGCACCGCCGCCACCATGCCGACCCCGACCGGCAGCAGCACCGACCAGTGCACCCGGCGGAGCTCCTCGCGCGCGGCGCCGGCGCCGCGCCGCACGGGGGCGGTGGCGGCGCGCACGACGTGGTCCGCGCCGGTGATGAGCCGGTCGTAGACG encodes the following:
- a CDS encoding DUF368 domain-containing protein, which codes for MSGPRPHPSLRGGRTDLPYGARLPGYLVAGGLIGAAEVVPGVSGGTLALVVGVYDRLITGADHVVRAATAPVRRGAGAAREELRRVHWSVLLPVGVGMVAAVLLGAAAIEPLLEDHPVGMRALFFGFIAASVAVPLRMSGGLRRARDWAVLVGAAAAAAVLTGLPPGEVTAPALPLVALAAAVAVCALVLPGVSGSFFLLSVGLYDSTIAAVNDRDLVYLGAFFVGAVLGLASFVRVVRWLLHAHRHVTLVAMAGLMIGSLRALWPWQDADRGLLAPTDGVTGVLGVVAVAAVGAIVVAGLSALDARLSRQAAATGLEPPVH